In Phycodurus eques isolate BA_2022a chromosome 23, UOR_Pequ_1.1, whole genome shotgun sequence, a genomic segment contains:
- the LOC133397982 gene encoding gastrula zinc finger protein XlCGF57.1-like, which yields MTFQPDNKRWKCSQCGKTFDKSTFKQHVRTHTGEKLFSCSDCGQRFSMKGSIKIHTRTHTDEKPFSCTVSGQRFSVKRYLKIHTRTHTGEKPFVCLVCGQRFTQKGSVKIHTRTHSGEKPFSCTVCGQRFTHKGTLKIHMRTHTGEKPFSCSVCGQRFSRKGLLTSHTRTHTGMKPFSCSVCGQRFSQKENLKRHTRTHTGEKHFSCSDCGQRFSQKQHLKRHTRTHTGEKPFSCSVCGQRFTHKETLKIHTRTHTGEKPFSCADCGQRFSRKGYLKMHTRTHIGEKPFSCSDCGQRFSQKENLKRHTRTHTGEKPFSCSDCGQRFTQKGNLVIHTKTHTGEKPFACSVCDQRFSVKGYLKRHTRTHTGEKPFSCSDCGQRFSSKYQVKTHKCAGENSSAQEAFNENVNV from the coding sequence ATGACATTTCAGCCtgacaacaaacgatggaaatgttctcagtgtgggaaaacatttgataAGAGCACTTTTAAACAACACGTGAGAACACATACTGGAGAAAAACtattttcctgctcagattgtggccaaagattctctatGAAGGGAagcataaaaatacacacaagaacgcacactgatgagaaacctttttcctgcacagtttctggtcaaagattttctgtgaagagatatttaaaaatacacacaagaactcacactggtgagaaaccttttgtctgcttagtttgtggtcaaagattcactcagaagggaagcGTAAAAATCCACACCAGAACCCACagtggtgagaaacctttttcctgcacagtttgtggccaaagattcactCATAAGGGAACCTTGAAAATACACatgagaacccacactggtgaaaaacccttttcctgctcagtttgtggtcaaagattctctcgaaAGGGACTTTTgacaagtcacacaagaacacacactggtatGAAGCCTTTttcttgctcagtttgtggtcaaagattctctcagaaggaaaacttaaaaagacacacaagaacgcacactggtgagaaacatttttcctgctcagattgtggccaaagattctctcagaagcaacacttaaaaagacacacaagaacgcacactggtgagaaacctttttcctgctcagtttgtggtcaaagattcactcataAGGAAACCTTGAAAATACACacgagaacccacactggtgagaaacccttttcctgcgcagattgtggccaaagattctctagGAAGGGatatttaaaaatgcacacaagaacacacattggtgaaaaacctttttcctgctcagattgtggccaaagattctctcagaaggaaaacttaaaaagacacacaagaacgcacactggtgagaaacctttttcctgctcagattgtggtcaaagattcactcagaagggaaacTTAGTAATACACACcaaaacccacactggtgagaaaccttttgcctgctcagtttgcgatcaaagattctctgtgaagggatacttaaaaagacacacaagaacccacactggtgagaaacctttttcttgctcaGATTGTGGCCAAAGGTTCTCTTCTAAGTATCAggttaagacacacaagtgtgctggtgagaataGCAGTGCTCAAGAAgcttttaatgaaaatgtaaatgtttaa